In the genome of Labeo rohita strain BAU-BD-2019 chromosome 2, IGBB_LRoh.1.0, whole genome shotgun sequence, the window CTTTGCCCCTAAAGGTACAGCTTTTGCACATCTTTTTACTGACAGTTTAGGTATGCAGGTGTGTGGTTTACATTCCCATACCTCTTGAGCACTGGCTCATAGTTTTTCTTGAATCTGATAGTTCCTCTACTCTCATGGCCTTATGTCACCTTTATTTCTATATCGCTTCTTACAATACAGCTTTATACTAATTGAAATAAGTTCAGTtcagctattattattatgctattATTCATCTTGTGTCAGTTCAAGGTTAATTCAGTTTAGTTCAATTACAGTGTTGATGTTGCAAGATGCGGCTCTACAGTTCAGATCATCCAGCTTAATTCAGTTTAGGTTTTGCTCTCATCCTATGGGGCCAGTAGAATTATATTGATACATGTCTGAAGAGTGTCTGTCAAACCCCAGCTAAGCAAGACAAAAGGCGACAAACAAACCTTAACTTTCTCAGGTGAcggaaattaagaaaaaaatctttgcGAGAAACCAGGCTTAACTGGATGACCAGTTCTACTCTGGGCTAGTCTGCGAAGTATGCATATTTTGACGCAAGGCGTCAATATATCTGTAAGCTAAACAATATGCACTAACAGGCAATTGAGttagaaacataaaatataacctTTATTGCATCATTCTTCAAGCTGAAATACATGCAATGCCTTATTACTGTTTGCATCATGTTACTTGTGTGTGGCCTATCCAACAGCCTGTCCCTTAGATAAAGCTCAGTGGAACAGGGTGGGGTTCTAGTAATACTGAACGTGTCTGCCTGCCACAATCCCTTCAACTCTgcatctgtgttttgtttttcagaatccAATGAGTCTCAGAAGAAGCCTCATGCCAGGCAAAGAGACAGTGTCAAAGCCTCTATATGCATAGAGTCTCTTTGTCAGAGTAATGTGTAAGTAGAAATGGTCCATAATCACCAATAGCACTGAccatttgaaatgttatttccAACACACAGTCAGTCAAGCAAATGAGTCCTAAACCATGATTAATGTGTTTATAATGATGCAGGTCTTTGGAGACAGTGACTGGAGTGAGCACTACAGGGGGAGTATTCAGTATACTCCTGACTGGGACTCTTTACCTGCAGGTACAGCTGACATAATAAGCTTATTTAACTGAACAAGAATTATACAGACTACTGAAATTGTTTGTGCTAATAATGCTGACAGAAATTAAATGACTGGGAAAATGTCCATATTTGCACCcactttgtatttttgttctcAGCCACAGGGGCATCTTCTGCTCTAGGGCCCTTGACAATCTTAATCCCTATCAAAACTGctgtattaaacatataaagTGATGCTTACTTTCTGGTTTTAATTTGTAATGACAACTTATGACTGTTATGACAACACATCGACCAATAAAATTGGATATGCAAGAGAACATATCTAAGAATATGTCTTCATCATGAGCACTTTCATATTATTGacccataaaacaaacaaaaagcatgaTTAatatagattatttatttattttttttttcacaggctGGAGAGTATGTATCTATTCTTATTGACAATGGGACAGGCTCCGCCCTCACAATTCTCCAAGACAGTCTGTTTTCTGGAATTCTTATTGGAGTATGAGGacacaaaacacaaaccaaTGACTACAAAAAAGCCCTTTTTCACAGTGTcaacaaaatacaaatctttattAGGTAAGGCATTCAGGACGtattagaataataattttataagaGGGAGGAATCTTTTCAAGCATCTAAAAGAGACTCTACATATTACAATTGTTGCAAAGGGCAGCAGGATTGCATTGCTATTTCTTTCCAAATTAATAGCAACATTTAAACTCTGTTCATTGAGgtgtatgtattttttcatgtgGTATGTTTATGCATTCTATTCTTAACAGGGctgaagttttatttatttgcatttgctTTTTGAAGAGATATtgatatttgtgtatatttgcaataaaaaaattcataacTGCTGAAACATGCTCTGGgaatttattttggtaaatgcAGATATTTATATGAATAGAAGTGTTCTTGTTACTGCCTGAGGAAAGTGTTTCAACATGCATTTGAAGCTTCCTGCTGTATGAAGGATTTTCATGTTTTGCGATTGATAACTAAAACGTTTCACAAAATAGAAGagtattaatgtaaataatactacCACATTTGCAGGGTAAGTAGTGTGGACTTCTTAGGAGAAAAACCTAAAAGCAGCAGCAGCTTATTTAGCTCTTTATTCCGCAACATTCTAGCAACAGGGACAAATGAAAATGCCAGCATTTTAGGGTGATTTAAGGCCATTAAGCTTTCTAAATGTTAGTATTATTTGGTAATGCTGGTGAATTTCATTGTGCGTgaacaaagacacaaacactACATTTAGTGATGATGAATGTAGACAATATGTTCTAGTAGTAGATGGGTATGAGGTCATCATGCTGGAAGCGTGGCGCCTGGTGTTTGGCACTGTGCCCTCCACCCCCAACCCCCCCCCccctgctctctctctttctctgactGCTCTGCTGTACCTTCCAGGGAAACATCTAACATAGCATTTGTGGTCAGACTGCAATACCTTACAAGGATGGTTCGCTGTCAAATAATGTGCAGAAAGATAAATGAGTGTATGGTAATGGCATGCTTATTTATCCCTTGATGGGCTTACTGAAAGCAGTGtctcattaaacacacacacaaagaaacacaTGGGCtggcacacacaaacacactttatcCCAATACATAGTTGGCCGGCTTGTTTCCTGTTAATTGCACAAGATGGCAGGCTtacagccaaaaataaattatatttattttttgagataaataagtgccttttttttttttaatctaagaCATTTTGACTCTTTCCACTCCATGCTGTCTCTCTCAGCTTTCAGCACATTCACTCACCCCTTCAAGAAAAGCATGTCTAAAACCTCTCTCCCCTCACTCAGCATCAAAAAAACATTGCCAAAAGCACTAAacacacattatttaaaaagagaTTGTGAGGAATAAACCCGCATTATAAAAGTGATGAATggcaaaatactttttttcacatcCTGTGTCACATGGCCAGTTCTATATTATCAAAGAGATTAACAATGACAACAACTTTGAGAATgccttttaaattaattttctgaattttACGTGAGGcagcaaacaggatgcagaatTCAAATTTAAGTCTGAAGTacacttaaaatgaaatgaaatttaaatagaTGTAACAGGAACGATTTCAAATATTTGTCTTGTGTgaaagtaaaacaaatgtttaaaatgacttaagttGCAGAGTCTTTATCTCATTCACATCATACTGTAGAAATTTAAGCAAATTTAGATTTAGACTGCTTGAGATAAAGATGTTCAGATCTAACCTTCATTTCCATTGAGCCTTTCATTTATTCGCCCTGGGTTTCTTCCATTGCGCGAGTTCGATGTTCCAACAGTGTCCTCTGTTGGTTAAATAATGCATAATACTAAGTTTCAACAGTTGTTTTATTCCTGGAATTCCAGCCAGGCCACATCAAAAACGAATAAACAAGATTATGAATTATCATCCTTGAAAGTGAATTGCAGTAGAAACCAGAAGGAAACAGCTAAAAGCCTGTTCAAAATACAtgcttttggaaaaaaaaacaaaaaaaaaaccagtcTTGTTTAAGTACTGATATGGTCTGTTTCACTCCATAGATCTTGTTTATCCTTATCCAAACTGATGGTTAAGAAATTTTTGACTGCACGTACAATATGTAAATAGAACATTTCATATCCAATTTTGGCAATAGATCAGTTTGCTGTTGCTGACTAAAGAGCTAAGGAGGTGAATCTTCTAAGCTGGCTCAGCCGTGGCGAAGAAGGACACTGTCTCATGTTGTACTTGGAAGGTAGTTTTGGTGTTTTAGGCAGTGGCATTGGATCCAGTGGTTCAGCCACCTTCACAGTATTCTTACCGTAGAGTTTCTTCTCATAATCCAGAAGTTGGGTCCAGAATCCTGTATTAAGACATATGTAGGGTCTGCTGTCTTTAACCCACTTATGAGCCTGCCGCAGAGTCACTCCTTTGTACTTCATGAGGTAGGCCATTATTAGAGCAGGTGAGCGACTCATGCCTGCAGCGCAGTGCACTAGTGTTCCTCCAGCTCTGTTGCTGTGGATTCGAGCTGCAATATGGTCAAAATGATCACCTAGACGGGCATTTGGGAGGTCGGATACTGCAACACGTATGCACTCCACACCTCGGTAGATAGGGCAGGTGTGGGATAGAGTCACGTTCACAATCAGCGTAATGCCTTTGCGGGTCATCAGTGCCTGATTCATAGGAGCATCAGCCCCACTCAGGAAGAGAGTTGGTGTTATCTGTGATATTGACATAAGGCTGCATGGAAAGAAATAATATCACTAATATcacttttaaaatcaaaaacaacaacaatgcacTTAAGTTTAgaacacattttttgttatgctttATTGAATCATAAAGATCATGAATGTGTACAGGTCAATGAAAATCTACGGAAAAGGAAAGTAAAAATCTGCTTTGTAAAAGATTTTTACaaagatgtgtttttaaatcaagTCTAAAACATGTGCCAagttcttaaaatatatttatgttaaattaatgtttttggaacatttttataccattttcaaagaaattaaaaatgtttcagtaaCAACTTTTAATCAAGCACAAAACAACAGGTAACAATGCCACATCTTTGTATACAGTCGAAGATGCTCATCATATAGGCTGTGTATTACAGTCACTGTATGTATGAATCGCATTTCTAACatctagttaaaaaaaaataaataaaaatgagatggattaaaaaaatattgagaatgaCATCACTGACCTGTACacattattttagaattttaaatgaattctaAACAGGGTAAACGGCAgaggacaaaaaacaaaaaacaaaacaaaaacaaaaaacaaaaaacaaaaaaacagaacagaacagaacagaacacaaACCAGCAAAACCAGTAACCCACAAAGCTGCAGGCATATTTCTAAACTAAGCTAAATAAAACATGTGAGCTGTGGCTGTCTGTTTCAACATTTCTACTGTATTACATTACAGCATTGTTCTACATTAAACTATCCAATCCATGCTTGTCCTCTTTAAGTTACTTGGGGGCTAAAGCCTAGCGTCTGAAGCCACCACAATTAATTGTACAGTTACTAGTATACTAATATATACCATACCATACTAGTAtagcctatttaaaatatatctgaCATGTGTTTACATTGTACTGTATTGTTcctagtgttttaaagcttgttttcaGTAACTGACCTGGTCCCTTGGTGTGGTCTCTTTCACATTTAAACTCTACACTAGAATGCAAGGGATCCCCTGTTGGCAAGTTCAAACCCTAAAAAGGCTTTGAGGACAGCTGGCCAATGACGAGAGAGAGTAATTTTAAACTCCTTCTGCCTGTGGGGCAATAGCTTCATGTCTTTATGACAGACACATGCCTGTCTGTTTATGAGACCAAACAAATGAGCCCGACTTGAACATTTATGAACTGTTGCCAAAGTTTTGTAAAAGACTAGGCTCATTCAAATGCTGAACACATGTAAgtgaaatacagaaatacaaaagaagctaaatcaaaataaatagaaaattaaaactatttacaaACTACTTACATTTTGACAAGAACTATAACAGATGAAgacaattaaaaagaacagatcaatatattaaatgtttgtgtgtgtgtgtgtgtagagagAGTGAATGAAGAAACTATATTTTGTTCAATGTTATGTATGAAGAGTGAATATTACacacgctttttttttttattaaatatattgaacAAAATATGGTCTTTCCGTTCCTCTTCTAATAAACTGAGGTTTTATACattgtgtatatacacataaaaattGTACTTCCGTCATGCACAGCAACGTCACTGTGCATCATTGCCATCGCGATGCCACAACTTCCTGTTTTCGatccacacacacagaataaTGGCTGAATTAAACCGACAGCTCCAGGAATATTTGGCTCAGTCTAAAAGCGGCGCGAAGACAATATCACAGTCCAGTTCCAGCACTGCAATAGACATCGATGAACCTACTAAGGTGCCGGGGAGCTGGTTCGGCAGGTGGTCGAGTCCGTTCTCTGGATCCAGCAGCCGTGGAGCGTCATCAGGCCAAGGATCGAGCAGCGGCTTCTCGTGGCCGTGGTCATCAGAACCTGACCCATGTTTGCCTGGCATGAGTCGATCCCAGCGACTTATCGCGTTCGGAACGTGTATTTTCTTCTCTGCTCTGTGCTTTGGACTCTCGGCACTTTACGCTCCTTTACTCCTGCTGAAGGCACGTAAGTTTGCTCTGCTGTGGTCGCTTGGCTCCGTGTTCGCGCTCCTCGGGGCGGCGATCCTCCGCGGACCCAGTAAACTCATTGCGACTCCCACAGCTGGAGCCGCGGTGTACCTGTGCTCTCTGGTGGGCACTCTGTATGCGGCACTGAGCCTTCACAGCACGCCGCTTACTGCTCTCGGAGCCTGCCTTCAGATCGCTGCTATTGTGGGTTACATCGTGGCTTTATTGCCGGGGGGGAGTGCCGGGATGAGATTTGTGGGTGGCATGGCAGCGTCCGCAATTAAAAGAACTGTGACCGGTAAAACTATGCCTATATGACCAGGCACTGCACAGACTGGACAACAGACTTTTTTTTGGAAGCTATTCTGTTTTCGCTCATTTTTTTTGAGTGACTGGTCTGGTACTACCATATCTGATTGTGAAACTCTGGCTGTAACCTATTCTAAGGAATTCTGCGTGAACAACAGCACTATGTGGATAGGGATATTAAAGTCTTGTCACTTGCACTGCGACCGGGACCATATGTTTGACCAAGACATCAAATACTACTAACCTTTCAACGTTTCCGGACTGCTTTTGAAACTTAACCTTTTGTAAATAAACTTGACATTAAACGTTTTAATTAgctgtttgtgttttctttttcaagcTGTGCAGTCTGAAAAGAGATAAGCCATTTATTTAAGGACAGATTATTTCTGCATCATATATGGTGTTCATAAATATATAGCAATGGCTCTGGATCCTGTTCTTTGAATGTCTCCTGACATGCAGTAGGCTATAAGTTTTGGAACTTTTACTAATGATGATATGTTAAATCAGGGagacatccaaaatgttcagTGCTAAGGTATTCCTGGACTATAGTAAAGGTATAAACACGTTCTCCGTTGCTCTGtcaaatccagtcatttcattAGGAATTTACACAATTGGGAGTTTTGTGTAAGAGCAAAAACATTCCTCACACAGATTATGTGTGGACCAGCAAAAAAGCTACTTGTTTTAAGTGACTTGTAAGTGAGCTGTGCTTCATTCAATGCAACAGACCTTGTCAGCATGAAACActgcaaataaatgtaaaactaacACTTACCTTCtattgaaaatgtgttttagtgttGGCAGAACTACCCAATGCTGTAATGCAGAAATAAACACCAAAAATTTGTGCCATTTGGCATAGTTGGTTAGGACAAAAGTCACAGGAGATAGCTTTAGAGATCGTTGCTTTACGTAAAATCTGGTCAGGAGAGTTCTCAAAGCagggagaggaaaaaaaacaaaaaaaccaaatTGGATtacagggttggaactaaaggGCAGTCATTGTTGACTTCGCTCCACTGACTTCTAGTCATACACATGTAATTGTGAGGTGCTGGAAATGCAAGTTAATGTACAGTACCCAGTTACACTGCATAACTGAAATGTTGTGAACTCCCTGaaaattcacaataaaaccaAAGTGACCAACAGAGAATCTCAGGCTTGAGAGACCACACTTATACTGGAATGCAGAAAATAAAGGTAGATCTCCAGAATCAGGACTGACACTGCTACCTTCAAGAGTTCTTATCAGTGTCAGAAAAACCACTAAGGAGTGGGTAAAAAAGAAATGACAAGAGCAAACAGAGTTTACATAAATTTTGCAGAGTCTATTATGGTTTCATACAAAAAggacaaaacaatgacaaatttTGTGACCAACTGTACACACAGAAACAAAGTCTGCAACTTTGTCACTCAGAGTAGCCTGGTAAGGTTACAGAAAGATTATAtccattattttacataaaaatgaaattaaataaacaccGCTGAGACATTGGGGGAATGAAACATTCAGGAGTCCACTTAGTAATaaacatagtccacaagatgaTGCCAGTTCAACATTGGCCCTTACCTagataaacttgcatttgctgGAGGACAGAATCTGACTGAGGAATTCAATGGTGCACAAATCATTTTGTGTCTTATACATTAGAAGCATcaaatccaaaaaaaacaaaaaacaaaaaaaaacagaaggggTTCAGGTGCTGGTACAAATTCAGCTGCCGCTGTCCAAGTGAATCACAAAGCAGGTCAGCTGCTCAGTGCAGGGAAGGGATGTCTCAAGGTTTTACAGAGTTGTACCATGCATCACAAATAAGCTTCCTGGACCATAATCATTAGTCCAGTACAGATGTTTCTCACCAGGCCATGAGGAGCCCCCTCTTACATCAGTTGTTATTCTCAGTGGTGATGTAAAGGTTAGAACAAGTTCCATGTACCATGTGTACACCAAGTAGAGGGGCATGTAATCCAAAACATCTGCCACCACCACCTTTTGTCCAATACATCATACAGCAATAGCTTAACCTTAGCCACCAATCAGGGTTCTGTTCTGATTTTACTGAAGTGCTTCCAGATATCGGTCCAAGCCTGCATAATTGTTCAGACCCTCAAAGAAGCTGGTATTGTAGCCATATGTGGTTCTCTGTTTAACCAGTCCTCACTGTAGTCGGTTTTACCCTATTTTGTCTGGTAAAACGGGTGTGACCATTCCTACCGTCCACGACCTCCCCTCATAACACCACGGGGAGCCCCTCGCCTGCTATTTGGACCCACGTTGGGACCAGGAACACCTGGGTTGGGCGGCCCACCACGGCCCCAACCACCTCTTCCTCCCCGTGATGGAGGCCCATACCCACCTTCGTCTCTTGGTGATGGTCGACCTATGGTGAGTTGGATAATATAAGTATGCAGAATGCCTCgtgttttacatttaacaaatctTTGTCACTTAAACATCCCTCACCTGCTCCTCTGTCATCAGGCCCTGCACCAGGGGAGTCCATGTCACCAGTGCCTGGTCCGTCATGCCATGGCCGTTTGCGTGGAGGAAGTGAGGCCATATCCATGCCCTGTAGAGAGGAGGAACGCTCTCTACTGGCTGGAGAAGAACTGTCATGCATATTGTGGTCTGGCCGCTGACCATCTCGATAACTCTCATGACctgaacacacatacacaccagcATGAATTTTGTTGCATCTTTGATGTTAAGCTTGAACTATacaacacttttatttaatgcTTATGCCAAGTGTACACTAcatgactaaaaaaaacaacacaaactgcTTTACTTGTAATACTATACAACATTATTATCTTTGTGAGGCACAGGTGGAGACACTATATCAAGTGTAGAGAATGTACACTCGATTTGCACCTGAAACAAGATCATTATTTCatgaaaacatccaaaaaagtaacaaaatctTTTCAAGTGGCTACCATAATGGCAGTCTTAGGCTccatttgtttttaagttttttaagacAAACACTGGATGTCTATAAACTATATTCTGTTATcatatacatttcatattactagtaatacttaatattttagtaaaacattATGTAATACTTCATGTAAACAGATATCCCATGGTTTTCTTCTCATTGGTCACTCTCACTGGTCACCTTCTTATTGGTCCTTCCTTGTCACTGCTCTCTCTACACTGCTTTTGTTTCTGAGCCATAAAACATATTGGAATGCTTATACCTAACTAGCCTATTACGCCAAtttggctttattttatttttggttgttGCAGATCTCAAAAATCGTCTGTGACTAGAAAATGTGGGCTAATCATGTAGTGTGCACTCAGCTTTATGGCCTCAGTGAAAGAATAGAAATTTGCTCAAGCATGTCTAACTGCACTGCAACAACAAGAACATTTATTGGCATCCCCTTCATGCGCTTCTACCTGAATCTCGCCCTCCCTCCCAGCCCTCCTGGTTTCTTCCTCCTTCATAGTGACAGGGATAATCATCAGGAGTTGGGAGAAGTCCCTTTCTTCCTACACCACCTAAGAAAGATGTCATGTTCAAACCTGACACCTCAGTTTAAATGGACGCAAGGTGAGCTGACGGAGAGGTGAATGGAAAAGATTTTACCTCCTCTTGGTGGCCCACCACGCGGTCTTCCTCTTCCTCCCCAACCTTGGCCCATTTCTTCTTGAGAATCAAAGCTCTCATCTCCACCATACTCATCTTGGTAGCCGCCCATTCCACCACGGCCACTCGGGCCAGCCCTCCGGTATCTGCACATTCAGATCCAGACAATAAAGATCATGTATTTAAACTATCAGTTGACAATGCTggtgagaaataaaataattctgctTATAAATGTTTGTAAGATTAATCCTATTCTTGGAATCAAGTAAATTTACTTTTGGTGGACCAACACTCAAGTTTGCTTTTAAGAACCAGTTTAAGAAGATGGAATATGCTACAAAAAGCAAGAGAAAGGGAGGTCATATGATATCTGAATACAAAGATGACAACTGCGCATGAACACCATATTCTGCAGGGACAGGTAAAGTTTCATAAAGCAGTCATAGTGAGCAGTCATAGACTTTGTTGAACATGTCTGTACAGGCTGATGATTAAAATAGTATACTTTAAAAGACTTGAACACTCAAATTTCTGCGAGACATAACAGAAGCATACCCCAGTCTTTAGTTTGTGTTTCAAACTAGTGTTTCAATCTTAGGAATCTTTTtgaattagttacttttttctttctgtcagaACACAGTAAAGCAAATTGTGGACTACATCTCAAGTGGCACATAACACTTACGAGTCATCTCCATGTGGTGGTCGTCTCTGCCTTTGGTCAAACTCCTCACCAGAGTCCTCATACCCATCATACCTGTAAAGATGTGTCAACGGGCACAAATTTCACATTCTAATCCACAGGACTCTggaaattttacaaaatcagCTTTACAAAGTTTACATTGTACAGAATGAAACATACCTGTCATGTCCCATATACTCTCCATCATGCGAGGAAAACCTTTCCTGGCCCTCCCATGGGCCTCCAGAGATTCCTCTGTGACCTACAGAATATTCCTGCCCAGGACCTCCAGAGCCTCTTCTCCAGCCCTCTTGATAACCTCCATCATCACCCCAGTACTGTCCTCCATCTGAGCCCTGACTAGGGCCTTGTCGCTCCGGTGGGGGTCCCATGTGGTGGTTAGGTGGTCCTCGAGGACCATCTCCTGACACAAACAGAAAGGGAAAATGTAAACAAGTTGCTGTTAACTCTAACATACTACTAGCCTTGATTAAATTATCTTGCACATAAATAACTTTTCTTCCCAAAACAATTGTTCACTGAGTATTACCTTTCCCATTAGGACCCTGCTGTCCTATCCCATGCATCATTGGCTGAGGCCCAGGATTCTGTCCCTGGAAGATTTGCACAACATTTCAGCAATAGAATCTAGCCCTGACATTTATTCAGTGACATCTTTTTGTCCTAAACTTTCATGGATGTGTTTCTTCACCTGGTTGAACTGTCCACGGTTTCCATCACCCATGTGTGGTGGTTTGCCTTGCATATATGGTGGCGGGCCCTGTATATTGCCTGGTGGTCCTTGCATGTTTCCTAGCGGCCCTTGCATGTTGTTTGGTGGTCCATGCATACCCCCTGGAAGAGGCCCAATTCCATGCATATTTCCCATGTTACCATGAGTCCTGGGTGGAGGGCCCATCATACTCCCTGGCATGGGTCCTTGAGGGCCCATCATGTTTCCGTGAGGCACAGGCCCCCTCATGTCCTGATGCATCATACCTCCCTGTGATGGCCCCTGTCCTCGTGGTGGTGGTCCCATCATACTGGCTGGAGGCCCACCAGAAC includes:
- the si:ch1073-184j22.2 gene encoding dual specificity protein phosphatase 18 encodes the protein MSISQITPTLFLSGADAPMNQALMTRKGITLIVNVTLSHTCPIYRGVECIRVAVSDLPNARLGDHFDHIAARIHSNRAGGTLVHCAAGMSRSPALIMAYLMKYKGVTLRQAHKWVKDSRPYICLNTGFWTQLLDYEKKLYGKNTVKVAEPLDPMPLPKTPKLPSKYNMRQCPSSPRLSQLRRFTSLAL
- the sft2d3 gene encoding vesicle transport protein SFT2C, with amino-acid sequence MAELNRQLQEYLAQSKSGAKTISQSSSSTAIDIDEPTKVPGSWFGRWSSPFSGSSSRGASSGQGSSSGFSWPWSSEPDPCLPGMSRSQRLIAFGTCIFFSALCFGLSALYAPLLLLKARKFALLWSLGSVFALLGAAILRGPSKLIATPTAGAAVYLCSLVGTLYAALSLHSTPLTALGACLQIAAIVGYIVALLPGGSAGMRFVGGMAASAIKRTVTGKTMPI